From Candidatus Micrarchaeota archaeon, the proteins below share one genomic window:
- a CDS encoding asparagine--tRNA ligase, translating into LKKVEPPFPRMSYDEMVDILQSKGLDFEWGQDPGADEEKILTKDLELPLIVHHYPSEVKAFYMQEDPNRKGTVLTNDMLAPEGHGEIITGSERIWKVDELIEKMKRFGLDPDSEDYKWYVDLRRYGSVPHSGFGLGIERFLKWILNLDHIRDTIPFPRTINRVRP; encoded by the coding sequence CTCAAAAAGGTAGAACCTCCCTTCCCACGGATGAGTTATGATGAGATGGTTGACATCTTACAGAGTAAAGGTCTTGATTTTGAATGGGGTCAAGATCCGGGTGCCGACGAGGAGAAGATTCTCACCAAAGATCTAGAGTTACCTTTGATCGTCCATCATTATCCTTCAGAGGTAAAAGCCTTTTACATGCAAGAGGATCCTAATAGAAAAGGAACGGTATTAACTAATGACATGTTGGCTCCCGAAGGACATGGCGAGATTATCACTGGTTCCGAGAGGATTTGGAAAGTAGATGAATTGATAGAGAAGATGAAACGCTTCGGTTTGGATCCGGATTCTGAGGATTATAAATGGTATGTTGATCTGAGAAGGTACGGTTCTGTTCCACACAGCGGTTTCGGTTTAGGTATAGAACGATTCCTTAAGTGGATACTTAATCTGGATCATATTCGTGATACTATTCCCTTCCCAAGAACGATTAATCGTGTGAGGCCGTGA
- a CDS encoding metalloregulator ArsR/SmtB family transcription factor has translation MDAYDEEPYTLDEEALKAINTKSRIKILRLLRKRDHTLTELSNLLNLSKPTVKEHLDILTNAGFVEKIERGKWKYYRLTRKGSAILDNIVSKKSMKGKEKVDVDKLKSLPPRRFVLILGLTFIVMCILFFIFVLPSMFISTPKTEVIGPGGVHILSEEEAVYFSVPPGTELKEINIQEEFSIHGRDTKNYPLSYKEDIKSLTITGRIHLSDENSFARVVLVDTKDKEYLVWDSNYLLRGPGEYTLNNVAEETINLPYDTRPEKIRIEGVNATVWIDSVYVQEADAPTVTLLKPTEEYIYKQNDAKIDRINKRNEELGLGWTAGHTGVSDYTYEEKKRLFGLCGQNVTNATDNICFLPDTHGFEYYKGGVFSVPGEEIPTTSSHLPERFDWRDVHCQNWLTPVKNQGHCGSCWAFGAVGTLEGLINVYYNQHLDKDLSEQDLVSCDTHAFGCHGGYMGPTARYLRDVGTPDEGCFPYVASEPPCSNRCADRDERAWKIENYDDISKFNRWTDPEEIKKALIEKGPLYLGTTWGWAGHAIVLVGYEYDPNTGVTNWIIKNSWGTGWGEDGYGKILRDTTLMEVIGFYTPVPPSSEAYDINCVDNDGDGYCWWGITDTKPPTCPEYCAPEKDCNDCNASLGPFDENYHCIEISPAPCRDTDGGFDIYTQGRVITPENSFTDYCVNETTLHEYFCDDTGLNESDVDCPDNYVCHEGACVPVPECIDRCMEIKVPGVYTLCGDIDANSDSGVCIDVKADDVMIDCLGYSIRGTRDVVGISVTGRENVSIRNCIFENLFAGFAAEDSTLPYVKNCTFRNTSMGIYFNNTLRGVIEDNTVISPVYYGIVLLNSHYNKVVDAVVTKSGNEGILIWDSDNNIFINTNITYSNRSGLFVDGTSNKFYNTTSCYNRKSYFYTVDIWENNPFENEYHRSTYDTTNLLIGDEYLDKIASCRAPVGCSDTDSDASHPNGVNPFVQGTATGLFDGVFGEYTDYCTDDRILNEYYCSEECDGCVAATEIDCSRYDMVCQEGACVLPPQECTDTDGGFDIFVRGTVTGQAGTEVDYCVDDETVAEFMCCDTSCNLFNITLPPWGPIGPFIVDCPVGYACSDGACVPECIDSCTNITEPGYYELCGDIDAEGYNVCIDIQTDDVVLDCKGYTIFDPQVGVRVLNHDNVSIINCNVEDAKNMGYHFGMVADVSLRDSRCSGNGGHTGVLVDTAYDMEIENCHAERFETCFSFMDVDDGRTTNNTAEDCGIGYYLEMAGEVFRDTVAKDCSDYGLRVVSTSGSRFYHTEIDGCGIGLSVVGDSTNNRFEDTTACNNGIDMVDRSLDNRFVGSVYDTSAPDDPIYFDRVGRCTPGECIDSCTNITEPGYYELCGDIDATHWNQTECINIMADNVTLDCKGYTLYDSNNHWLIFASEHDNIVVQNCNVKATTPGALTPERECDTAYGFIDVGNLSLIDSNAKGCFTGVLARRSDGTISRCSVTNSRYGFFIDEFVGTVEGNNANYGDTGFYFTGDGTDCIARSNEASDNNEYGFLLKIILHSDFINNRAFRNGWGFYMNYTERNRFEGTVACYNNIDIVEEDGFDNTFENSVYNSSVPDDPTHFDRIYTCDEY, from the coding sequence CTGAGACTCCTACGAAAGAGAGACCATACTCTTACAGAGTTGTCAAACCTCCTGAACCTATCCAAACCGACTGTCAAGGAACATCTTGACATATTAACAAACGCGGGTTTTGTTGAAAAGATTGAAAGGGGAAAATGGAAGTACTACAGATTAACGCGGAAAGGGTCTGCCATCCTTGACAATATAGTATCTAAAAAAAGTATGAAAGGGAAAGAGAAGGTCGATGTGGATAAACTTAAGAGTTTACCGCCAAGAAGGTTTGTCCTCATTTTAGGTCTCACCTTTATAGTTATGTGTATATTATTCTTTATCTTTGTCCTCCCAAGTATGTTCATTTCAACACCCAAGACCGAAGTAATCGGGCCTGGAGGCGTTCATATCTTGAGCGAGGAGGAGGCAGTCTATTTCTCTGTCCCTCCTGGGACAGAGCTTAAAGAAATAAATATTCAGGAAGAGTTTTCCATCCACGGCCGCGATACTAAAAATTATCCGTTAAGTTATAAGGAGGATATCAAATCACTCACGATAACAGGAAGGATACATCTATCAGATGAAAATAGCTTTGCAAGGGTTGTGTTAGTGGATACAAAGGATAAAGAATATTTAGTCTGGGATAGTAATTATCTGCTCCGGGGCCCTGGGGAGTACACACTGAACAACGTTGCTGAAGAAACCATAAACCTTCCTTACGACACTAGACCTGAGAAGATTAGGATAGAGGGAGTGAACGCTACTGTCTGGATAGATTCTGTTTATGTTCAGGAAGCAGACGCACCTACCGTCACCCTTCTTAAACCGACCGAAGAATATATCTATAAACAGAACGATGCGAAGATAGACAGAATAAACAAAAGGAATGAGGAGTTGGGTCTGGGATGGACAGCAGGACATACTGGTGTTTCTGATTACACCTATGAGGAAAAGAAAAGGCTCTTCGGTCTTTGTGGTCAGAACGTTACCAACGCTACCGATAATATATGTTTTCTTCCCGATACTCATGGTTTTGAATACTATAAGGGGGGCGTGTTTTCCGTTCCAGGGGAAGAGATACCTACTACATCCTCACACCTACCAGAACGGTTTGACTGGAGAGACGTGCACTGTCAGAATTGGCTGACCCCTGTAAAGAATCAAGGCCACTGCGGAAGTTGTTGGGCGTTCGGTGCTGTCGGAACGTTAGAAGGGCTTATTAACGTGTATTACAACCAACATTTAGACAAAGACTTATCAGAGCAGGATTTGGTCTCTTGCGATACGCATGCCTTCGGATGTCATGGTGGATACATGGGACCGACCGCCAGGTATTTGAGGGACGTGGGAACACCTGATGAAGGATGTTTCCCATATGTTGCGTCCGAACCGCCTTGTTCAAACAGGTGTGCGGATAGGGATGAGAGGGCCTGGAAGATCGAAAATTACGATGATATTTCAAAGTTTAATAGATGGACCGACCCTGAAGAGATCAAGAAAGCGTTGATAGAGAAAGGTCCGTTATATTTAGGTACAACATGGGGTTGGGCAGGACACGCGATAGTTTTAGTTGGGTATGAGTACGACCCTAATACCGGTGTAACGAACTGGATTATCAAGAACAGTTGGGGAACTGGTTGGGGTGAGGACGGTTATGGAAAGATATTAAGAGATACGACCCTTATGGAAGTGATCGGTTTTTATACTCCGGTCCCTCCAAGCTCGGAAGCGTATGATATTAATTGCGTTGATAACGATGGCGATGGGTACTGTTGGTGGGGCATAACAGACACGAAGCCTCCAACATGTCCTGAATACTGCGCCCCTGAAAAGGATTGTAACGATTGTAATGCAAGCTTGGGTCCTTTTGATGAGAACTACCACTGTATAGAGATCTCGCCCGCACCCTGCAGGGATACTGACGGAGGGTTCGACATCTATACTCAGGGAAGGGTTATAACACCCGAAAATTCATTTACCGATTATTGTGTTAACGAGACAACGTTACATGAATACTTCTGCGACGATACGGGTCTCAACGAATCGGATGTCGATTGCCCTGATAATTATGTGTGTCATGAAGGCGCCTGTGTACCCGTGCCAGAGTGTATAGACAGATGTATGGAGATAAAGGTCCCGGGTGTTTACACTCTTTGCGGCGATATAGACGCAAACTCCGATTCAGGCGTGTGTATCGATGTTAAGGCGGACGATGTGATGATAGACTGTCTCGGTTACAGTATCCGCGGGACAAGGGACGTTGTAGGCATAAGCGTGACTGGAAGAGAAAACGTGTCGATCAGAAACTGCATATTCGAAAACCTTTTCGCAGGGTTTGCTGCCGAAGATTCGACACTACCGTACGTAAAGAACTGTACTTTTCGCAATACATCAATGGGGATATACTTTAACAATACCCTTCGAGGAGTGATCGAGGATAATACGGTCATTTCCCCTGTTTATTATGGTATCGTGTTATTGAACTCTCATTACAATAAGGTTGTTGACGCAGTAGTGACCAAAAGCGGCAATGAGGGTATACTCATCTGGGATTCTGATAACAATATCTTTATTAACACTAACATAACGTACAGTAATAGAAGCGGTCTTTTTGTGGACGGAACTTCAAACAAATTCTACAATACAACGAGCTGTTACAACCGTAAAAGCTACTTCTACACAGTAGATATCTGGGAGAATAACCCGTTCGAAAACGAGTACCATCGTTCTACCTACGACACAACGAACCTGCTGATTGGTGATGAATATCTTGACAAGATAGCATCCTGCCGTGCACCAGTAGGATGTTCTGATACCGATTCGGACGCGTCTCATCCTAACGGTGTCAACCCGTTCGTGCAAGGAACCGCGACAGGGTTGTTCGACGGAGTGTTCGGCGAGTACACCGATTACTGTACGGACGATAGAATACTCAACGAGTACTACTGTTCGGAGGAGTGTGACGGTTGTGTTGCGGCAACAGAGATCGATTGCAGCAGGTACGATATGGTCTGTCAGGAAGGGGCATGCGTGCTTCCGCCTCAGGAGTGCACAGATACCGACGGAGGGTTCGATATCTTCGTTAGGGGAACCGTGACCGGTCAGGCAGGTACAGAGGTGGATTACTGCGTAGATGACGAGACTGTTGCAGAGTTCATGTGCTGTGACACGAGCTGCAACCTTTTCAACATAACCCTTCCTCCATGGGGACCGATAGGTCCATTTATCGTTGATTGCCCTGTCGGGTACGCATGTAGCGACGGAGCATGCGTTCCTGAATGTATCGATTCATGCACGAACATCACCGAACCAGGTTATTATGAGTTGTGCGGAGACATAGATGCTGAGGGTTATAATGTGTGTATAGACATACAAACCGATGATGTTGTTCTGGATTGCAAGGGATACACTATATTCGACCCACAAGTCGGTGTTCGCGTCCTCAATCATGATAATGTCTCTATTATAAACTGTAACGTTGAAGACGCGAAGAATATGGGTTACCATTTTGGTATGGTTGCCGACGTATCATTAAGAGATTCGAGGTGTAGCGGAAACGGTGGTCACACTGGCGTTTTGGTTGACACTGCTTATGACATGGAAATCGAAAACTGCCATGCCGAACGCTTTGAGACATGTTTCTCGTTCATGGATGTGGATGATGGAAGGACGACAAATAACACCGCCGAAGATTGCGGTATTGGGTACTACCTGGAGATGGCCGGAGAGGTGTTCAGAGACACGGTTGCCAAGGATTGTTCCGACTACGGTCTCAGAGTAGTATCGACTTCTGGTTCCCGTTTTTATCATACTGAGATCGATGGTTGTGGGATTGGACTCAGTGTAGTAGGTGATAGCACGAACAACCGGTTTGAGGATACGACTGCTTGTAACAACGGTATTGACATGGTAGACCGCTCTTTAGACAACAGATTCGTCGGATCAGTCTATGACACATCGGCGCCAGATGACCCCATCTACTTCGACCGTGTTGGAAGATGCACTCCTGGAGAGTGTATCGATTCATGCACAAACATCACCGAACCAGGTTATTATGAGTTGTGCGGAGACATAGATGCCACTCATTGGAACCAAACTGAATGTATAAACATTATGGCGGACAATGTAACTTTAGACTGTAAAGGGTACACTCTGTACGACAGTAATAACCACTGGCTTATATTCGCTTCTGAGCATGATAACATCGTTGTACAGAATTGTAACGTTAAGGCAACAACACCGGGGGCATTAACACCGGAAAGGGAATGCGACACAGCGTACGGTTTCATCGATGTTGGGAACCTCTCTTTAATAGATTCTAACGCCAAGGGTTGTTTCACGGGCGTGCTCGCACGTCGTTCGGATGGAACGATCTCCAGATGCAGTGTAACGAATAGCCGGTACGGTTTCTTTATCGACGAGTTTGTAGGAACTGTTGAGGGTAACAACGCAAACTACGGGGATACCGGGTTCTATTTCACCGGCGACGGTACCGATTGTATTGCAAGGAGTAATGAGGCTAGTGATAACAATGAATATGGGTTCCTCCTGAAGATAATATTACATTCAGATTTCATAAACAATCGCGCTTTCCGAAACGGTTGGGGCTTTTACATGAACTACACGGAACGAAACAGGTTTGAGGGAACCGTTGCGTGCTACAATAATATAGACATAGTAGAAGAAGACGGGTTCGATAACACCTTTGAAAATTCTGTGTACAATTCTTCTGTGCCGGACGACCCAACTCATTTCGACAGGATATATACCTGCGATGAGTACTAA